The following coding sequences lie in one Oceanicola sp. 502str15 genomic window:
- a CDS encoding metalloprotease, translating to MTLLFFALALCAFTAFSLRGGLVAPRGMTVHSLDSQGLLMGLAAFGLAAWFLGPLYGIALTLSVVVHEFGHVAAYRVAGHADARFRLVPLMGGVAISNRLPDTQAESFFITLMGPGICIAPMVLGFAISEHFAWSAPEIARAAWVFAIVTGALNFFNLLPFWPLDGGRCVKILAQTFWPPLGRVVAMGMSAAFAATALWLQSTLLFFFALLSSQSLFAGHDEARHQRPMTRSQGALAATAYLFTTAAHLWGGWALLARYLS from the coding sequence ATGACGCTTTTGTTCTTCGCCCTCGCGCTCTGCGCGTTCACCGCTTTCTCGCTGCGCGGCGGCCTCGTGGCCCCGCGCGGAATGACCGTCCATTCGCTCGACTCCCAAGGGCTTCTGATGGGGCTTGCCGCCTTTGGACTGGCGGCCTGGTTCCTGGGGCCGCTCTACGGCATCGCGCTCACGCTGTCGGTCGTGGTGCACGAGTTCGGCCATGTCGCCGCCTACCGCGTGGCCGGCCACGCCGATGCCCGCTTTCGCCTTGTGCCGCTGATGGGCGGTGTGGCCATCTCCAACCGGCTGCCCGACACCCAGGCCGAGAGCTTCTTCATCACTCTGATGGGGCCCGGCATCTGCATTGCGCCGATGGTTCTGGGCTTCGCGATATCCGAGCATTTTGCGTGGAGCGCGCCAGAAATCGCCCGGGCGGCATGGGTCTTTGCCATCGTGACCGGGGCGCTCAACTTCTTCAATCTGCTGCCTTTCTGGCCCCTCGACGGTGGCCGCTGCGTGAAGATCCTGGCCCAGACTTTCTGGCCTCCGCTGGGGCGCGTCGTGGCCATGGGGATGAGCGCAGCCTTTGCCGCCACCGCCCTTTGGCTGCAATCGACCCTGCTGTTCTTCTTCGCCCTGCTCTCGTCGCAATCCCTCTTCGCCGGCCATGACGAAGCCCGCCACCAACGCCCGATGACCCGCAGCCAGGGCGCGCTGGCGGCGACCGCCTATCTCTTCACCACGGCGGCGCACCTCTGGGGCGGATGGGCACTGCTGGCGCGCTACCTCTCCTGA
- the fabA gene encoding bifunctional 3-hydroxydecanoyl-ACP dehydratase/trans-2-decenoyl-ACP isomerase — protein MAEHPSTFDKEGLLKCARGELFGPGNPQLPEPPMLMMDRVTEISADGGENGKGHVRAEFDITPDLWFFSCHFPGDPVMPGCLGLDGLWQLTGFNLGWRGMLGRGRALGVGEVKFTDMITPEIKQIEYHVDFTRVMDRKLKLGIANGKIFADGKHVFSAEGMKVGLFSDE, from the coding sequence ATGGCGGAGCATCCGAGCACATTCGACAAGGAAGGGCTGCTGAAATGCGCCCGCGGCGAGCTGTTCGGGCCGGGCAATCCGCAGCTTCCCGAACCGCCCATGCTGATGATGGACCGCGTGACCGAGATTTCGGCCGACGGCGGAGAGAACGGCAAGGGCCATGTGCGCGCCGAATTCGACATCACGCCCGATCTCTGGTTCTTCTCCTGCCACTTCCCCGGCGACCCGGTGATGCCCGGCTGCCTCGGCCTCGACGGCCTGTGGCAGCTGACCGGCTTCAACCTCGGCTGGCGCGGCATGCTGGGCCGTGGTCGGGCTCTGGGTGTGGGTGAGGTCAAGTTCACCGACATGATCACGCCGGAGATCAAGCAGATCGAGTATCACGTCGATTTCACTCGGGTCATGGACCGGAAGTTGAAACTCGGCATCGCCAACGGCAAGATCTTTGCAGACGGAAAGCACGTCTTCAGCGCCGAAGGCATGAAGGTCGGACTTTTCTCCGACGAGTAA
- the irr gene encoding Fur family transcriptional regulator Irr — MQIEAHTRGSTWLETGGLRPTRQRLALAALLVGDGRNRHVTAESLFESARASGEKVSLATVYNTLRAFCDVGLMQEITVDGSKSYFDTRTDDHPHFYWEDTQKLTDAPTDQLRLASIPDAPEGTEIAKVDVVIRLRRV, encoded by the coding sequence ATGCAAATTGAAGCGCATACGCGCGGATCGACGTGGCTTGAAACGGGCGGTTTGCGCCCGACCCGACAGCGTTTGGCGCTTGCCGCCTTGCTGGTGGGTGATGGCCGCAACCGGCATGTGACGGCGGAAAGCCTGTTTGAATCTGCCCGTGCCTCCGGCGAGAAGGTCTCGCTTGCCACGGTCTACAACACGCTGCGGGCCTTCTGCGACGTGGGTTTGATGCAGGAAATCACTGTTGACGGGTCGAAGAGCTATTTCGACACACGCACCGACGATCACCCGCATTTCTACTGGGAAGACACCCAGAAACTCACCGATGCGCCCACGGATCAGCTTCGCCTCGCCTCCATTCCAGATGCCCCCGAAGGCACTGAAATTGCAAAGGTCGATGTGGTGATCCGCCTGCGCCGGGTGTGA
- a CDS encoding haloacid dehalogenase type II, protein MAIKACVFDAYGTLFDVSAAAREAAGEPGQEALAGCWQALSETWRQKQLGYSWLRAVTGAHADFWQVTGEALDYALAEQKLADPALRERLLALYFELSAYPEVPEMLGNLKETGFATAILSNGSPEMLLGAVTSAGIGEVLDEVISVEDVSVFKPDRRVYDLVGTALDVAPAEVLFVSSNGWDAAAASGYGFVTAWVNRTGLPMDRLPWRPAHELSDLTTIPELAGRL, encoded by the coding sequence ATGGCCATCAAAGCCTGCGTATTCGACGCCTACGGCACGTTATTCGATGTGTCCGCCGCCGCCCGTGAGGCTGCGGGCGAGCCTGGACAGGAGGCGCTTGCGGGGTGCTGGCAGGCGCTTTCCGAGACATGGCGGCAGAAGCAACTCGGCTACAGCTGGCTGCGGGCGGTGACGGGCGCACATGCCGATTTCTGGCAGGTGACGGGCGAGGCGCTGGATTATGCGCTGGCCGAGCAGAAGCTGGCCGATCCGGCCCTGCGCGAGCGGCTCCTCGCGCTGTACTTCGAGCTTTCCGCCTACCCCGAAGTGCCTGAAATGCTTGGAAACCTCAAAGAGACCGGCTTTGCCACCGCGATCCTCTCGAACGGGTCTCCAGAGATGCTTCTGGGGGCCGTGACCTCCGCCGGGATCGGGGAGGTTCTGGACGAGGTCATCTCGGTCGAGGATGTGAGCGTCTTCAAGCCCGACCGGCGCGTTTACGATCTGGTCGGCACCGCGCTCGATGTTGCGCCCGCCGAGGTGCTCTTTGTCTCCTCCAACGGCTGGGACGCCGCTGCGGCCTCGGGCTACGGCTTTGTGACGGCGTGGGTCAACCGCACCGGCCTGCCGATGGACCGCCTGCCCTGGCGCCCGGCGCATGAACTCTCCGACCTTACCACCATCCCCGAACTTGCAGGGAGGCTCTGA
- a CDS encoding enoyl-ACP reductase: MAELMRGKRGLIMGVANDRSIAWGISKAMAAEGAELAFSYQGEAFGKRVAPLAESIGSDFLLDVDVMNDESMDAAFGLIGERWGALDFVVHAIAYSDKNELTGRFINTTRDNFKNSLSISCFSFIDVARRAAPLMKNGGTLLTLTYQGSNRVTPYYNVMGVAKAALESSVRYLANDLGPDGIRVNAISPGPMKTLAGAAIGGARKTFRLTEANAPMRSNATLEAVGGTAVYLASDYGACTTGEIVRVDGGFHVLSMPQPENL; the protein is encoded by the coding sequence ATGGCTGAATTGATGCGAGGCAAGCGTGGCCTCATCATGGGGGTGGCGAACGATCGCTCTATTGCCTGGGGCATTTCGAAGGCCATGGCCGCCGAGGGCGCCGAACTGGCGTTCAGCTATCAAGGCGAGGCCTTCGGCAAGCGGGTTGCTCCGCTGGCAGAGAGCATCGGCTCCGATTTCCTGCTCGATGTCGACGTGATGAACGACGAGAGCATGGATGCCGCCTTCGGCCTGATCGGCGAACGCTGGGGCGCGCTCGACTTCGTGGTCCATGCCATCGCCTATTCCGACAAGAACGAGCTGACCGGGCGTTTCATCAACACCACTCGTGACAACTTCAAGAATTCACTCAGCATTTCGTGCTTTTCCTTCATCGACGTGGCCCGCCGCGCGGCCCCGCTGATGAAGAACGGTGGCACCCTGTTGACCCTGACCTACCAGGGCTCCAACCGCGTGACGCCCTATTACAACGTGATGGGCGTGGCCAAGGCGGCGCTGGAAAGCTCGGTGCGCTACCTCGCCAACGATCTCGGGCCCGATGGCATCCGGGTCAACGCAATCTCTCCCGGCCCGATGAAGACGCTGGCCGGTGCGGCGATTGGCGGGGCGCGCAAGACGTTTCGGTTGACCGAGGCCAACGCCCCGATGCGTTCGAACGCGACGCTGGAAGCGGTCGGCGGCACGGCAGTTTACCTCGCCTCCGACTACGGTGCCTGCACCACGGGCGAGATCGTGCGGGTCGATGGCGGCTTTCATGTGCTGTCGATGCCGCAGCCGGAAAACCTCTAG
- a CDS encoding endonuclease/exonuclease/phosphatase family protein produces MTDWTVASFNVKNLIGAEKEYYRYEKYTPEEYAWKANWLADQIASLNADLVGFQEIFEEEALQAVVAQADRMGEASNAVSVPDRDKPYHRKAIFRKLAYETYHDATLAFAPNLNDGGPGERRPGVAVLSRNGFAEPPVVVQELDTPLEIPLRDLGGGSAGSFRLSRISRPILKVKVPVGSHVVTVFNCHLKSKLGEFITPEGAEFANEANLLDYDAVGRAMGSLRAALRRVAEAWVLRREVVAELEKGNPVIVLGDLNDSENAVSSEIITGEAPFKNYAWMRRHDAKHQGDRYSVEEAAQITESVDSMRLHSAEKLFVRKSLRDMVYTAAFGGVYESIDQILLSRHFHPEAEQAIGSMEYFSVFNDHLTDGSHPEAPYNKLASDHGQIMAHLRLRD; encoded by the coding sequence GTGACGGATTGGACGGTTGCCAGTTTCAACGTGAAAAACCTGATCGGGGCGGAGAAAGAGTATTACCGCTACGAGAAATACACGCCCGAGGAATACGCGTGGAAGGCCAACTGGCTGGCTGACCAGATTGCCTCGCTGAATGCCGATCTCGTTGGTTTTCAAGAGATTTTCGAGGAGGAAGCGCTTCAGGCCGTGGTGGCGCAGGCGGACCGGATGGGGGAGGCCTCGAACGCGGTTTCGGTGCCGGATCGGGATAAGCCCTACCATCGAAAGGCAATTTTCCGGAAGCTCGCCTATGAGACCTATCACGATGCGACGCTGGCCTTTGCCCCCAACCTCAATGACGGCGGGCCGGGCGAGCGGCGGCCGGGGGTGGCGGTGCTTTCGCGCAACGGGTTCGCGGAGCCGCCGGTGGTGGTGCAAGAGCTTGATACTCCACTGGAAATTCCGCTGCGCGACCTTGGGGGCGGGAGCGCGGGGAGCTTTCGGTTGAGCCGGATTTCGCGGCCTATTCTGAAGGTGAAAGTGCCGGTGGGCTCGCATGTGGTGACGGTGTTCAACTGCCACCTGAAGAGCAAGCTGGGCGAGTTCATCACCCCGGAGGGGGCGGAATTTGCCAATGAAGCCAACCTCTTGGACTACGACGCCGTGGGGCGGGCGATGGGGTCGCTGCGCGCGGCGCTGAGGCGGGTGGCAGAGGCCTGGGTGCTGCGGCGCGAGGTGGTGGCGGAGCTGGAAAAAGGCAATCCTGTCATCGTGTTAGGGGATCTGAACGACAGTGAGAACGCGGTGAGCAGCGAGATCATCACCGGGGAGGCGCCGTTCAAGAATTATGCCTGGATGCGGCGGCATGACGCCAAGCACCAGGGTGACCGCTACAGCGTTGAAGAGGCTGCACAAATTACCGAAAGCGTCGACTCGATGCGGCTGCATTCGGCGGAGAAGCTGTTTGTGCGCAAGAGCCTGCGCGACATGGTTTACACGGCGGCTTTCGGCGGCGTCTACGAGAGCATCGACCAGATCCTGCTGTCGCGCCACTTCCACCCGGAGGCGGAACAAGCCATTGGAAGCATGGAATATTTCAGCGTCTTCAACGACCATCTGACCGACGGATCCCACCCCGAAGCGCCCTACAACAAGCTGGCCTCGGACCACGGGCAGATCATGGCGCATCTTCGGTTGCGCGACTGA
- the miaB gene encoding tRNA (N6-isopentenyl adenosine(37)-C2)-methylthiotransferase MiaB: protein MTKKLYIKTYGCQMNVYDSERMAEALEGYEQVQSPDGADMILLNTCHIREKAAEKVYSELGRYKDLKEAKPDLKIGVAGCVAQAEGEEIMRRQPLVDLVVGPQSYHRLPELEARAQAGEKALDTDFPEEDKFEKLKSRPKAQRGPTAFLTVQEGCDKFCAFCVVPYTRGAEVSRPVARVLAEAEDLVSRGVREITLLGQNVNAYHGEDGGETWGLARLIRRLAEIDELKRIRFTTSHPNDMEDDLVAAHGDCDKLMPYLHLPVQSGSDRILKRMNRKHTAASYIELVERIRAARPDLLLSGDFIVGFPEETEEDFQATLDLIERVNYGQAYSFKYSSRPGTPAAERPEVAAAEADDRLQRLQALITRQQRAAQDAMVGREVHVLIEKPGRLPGQMVGKSEHLHAVHVMSDSLAIGDLARVRITDSGPNSLAGTLL from the coding sequence ATGACCAAAAAGCTCTACATCAAGACCTATGGCTGTCAGATGAATGTCTATGACAGCGAGCGCATGGCCGAGGCGCTGGAAGGCTACGAGCAGGTCCAGAGCCCGGACGGGGCCGATATGATCCTGCTCAACACCTGCCATATCCGCGAGAAGGCGGCGGAGAAGGTCTATTCGGAGCTTGGGCGCTACAAGGACCTGAAAGAGGCCAAGCCGGATCTGAAGATCGGCGTCGCGGGCTGCGTGGCCCAGGCCGAGGGCGAAGAAATCATGCGGCGTCAGCCGCTGGTCGACCTCGTGGTGGGGCCGCAAAGCTACCACCGCCTGCCGGAGCTCGAAGCCCGGGCGCAAGCCGGGGAAAAGGCGCTCGACACGGATTTTCCCGAAGAGGACAAGTTCGAAAAGCTGAAATCCCGCCCCAAGGCGCAACGCGGACCGACCGCGTTTTTGACCGTGCAGGAGGGTTGTGACAAGTTCTGCGCCTTCTGCGTGGTGCCCTACACCCGGGGTGCCGAGGTGTCGCGGCCCGTGGCGAGGGTGCTGGCGGAGGCCGAGGATTTGGTGTCGCGCGGGGTGCGCGAGATCACCCTGCTGGGCCAGAACGTGAATGCCTATCACGGCGAGGACGGCGGCGAGACATGGGGGCTTGCCCGGCTGATCCGGCGCCTGGCCGAGATCGACGAGCTCAAGCGCATCCGCTTTACCACCTCCCATCCCAACGACATGGAAGACGATCTCGTCGCCGCCCATGGCGATTGCGACAAGCTGATGCCCTACCTGCACCTGCCCGTGCAGTCGGGATCTGACCGCATTCTCAAGCGGATGAACCGCAAGCACACAGCCGCAAGCTACATCGAGCTGGTCGAGCGCATCCGCGCCGCCCGGCCCGACCTGCTGCTGTCGGGCGACTTCATCGTCGGGTTCCCGGAGGAGACCGAGGAGGATTTTCAGGCCACGCTCGACCTGATCGAGCGGGTGAACTACGGGCAGGCCTACTCGTTCAAGTATTCCTCGCGCCCGGGCACCCCGGCGGCGGAGCGGCCCGAGGTGGCGGCGGCGGAGGCCGATGACAGGTTGCAGCGGCTTCAGGCTCTCATCACCCGTCAGCAGCGGGCGGCGCAGGATGCCATGGTGGGCCGCGAGGTGCATGTGCTGATCGAGAAACCCGGGCGGCTTCCGGGGCAGATGGTGGGCAAGTCCGAACACTTGCATGCGGTCCACGTGATGAGCGACAGTCTCGCCATCGGAGACCTCGCCCGCGTCCGGATAACCGATTCTGGCCCGAACTCCCTCGCGGGCACCTTGCTCTGA
- a CDS encoding threonine/serine dehydratase, with product MAGENALNYEMIAAAAARLEGHARVTPLLNSPFLDAIAGRRVWVKAECLQVTGSFKFRGGWSAVSALEGPGGVLAYSSGNHAQGIAAAAQAHGREAVIVMPADAPAVKVANTKAYGAEVVPYDRATGDREVIGAELAEARGLTLIRPYDEPLVIAGQGTCGLEIARQAAEVGVSDADVITCCGGGGLTSGIALALEQAAPGLRVRTAEPVGFDDVARSLEAGNIERNKSLSGSICDAIVTPQPGDLTFPIMQRLCGPGFAVSEEEVLRAMALAFLRLKIVIEPGGAVALASALFQGDGIKGEDVVVVASGGNVDAGIFTDAIKTYGGSA from the coding sequence ATGGCTGGAGAAAATGCGTTGAATTACGAGATGATAGCGGCCGCCGCCGCGCGGCTTGAAGGGCATGCGCGGGTCACTCCGCTGCTGAACTCGCCGTTTCTCGACGCCATCGCTGGCCGCAGGGTCTGGGTGAAGGCGGAGTGCCTGCAAGTGACCGGGAGCTTCAAGTTTCGTGGCGGATGGTCAGCGGTGTCGGCGCTGGAGGGGCCGGGCGGCGTGCTGGCTTACTCGTCGGGCAACCACGCGCAGGGGATCGCGGCGGCAGCCCAGGCCCATGGGCGCGAGGCGGTGATCGTGATGCCTGCGGATGCGCCGGCGGTAAAGGTGGCAAACACAAAGGCTTACGGCGCCGAGGTGGTGCCGTATGACCGCGCAACGGGCGACCGGGAAGTGATTGGCGCCGAGCTGGCGGAAGCGCGCGGGCTCACGCTGATCCGCCCCTATGACGAGCCGCTGGTGATTGCCGGTCAGGGCACCTGCGGGCTGGAAATTGCGCGTCAGGCGGCTGAGGTCGGGGTGTCCGATGCGGATGTGATTACCTGCTGCGGCGGTGGCGGGCTGACATCCGGGATCGCGCTGGCGCTTGAGCAGGCCGCGCCGGGGCTGCGGGTGCGAACCGCGGAGCCGGTGGGGTTCGACGATGTGGCGCGCTCTCTTGAGGCTGGGAATATTGAGCGAAACAAATCCCTTAGCGGCTCGATCTGCGATGCGATCGTGACCCCGCAACCGGGCGATCTGACCTTTCCGATCATGCAGCGGCTCTGCGGGCCGGGCTTTGCGGTGAGCGAGGAGGAGGTGCTGCGGGCGATGGCGCTGGCCTTCCTGCGGCTGAAGATCGTGATCGAGCCGGGGGGCGCTGTGGCGCTGGCCTCGGCGCTGTTTCAGGGCGACGGAATCAAGGGCGAGGATGTTGTGGTGGTGGCAAGCGGCGGCAATGTCGATGCCGGGATTTTCACCGATGCCATAAAGACTTACGGGGGTTCGGCGTGA
- a CDS encoding alpha/beta fold hydrolase, with amino-acid sequence MPSFTATDGTRIHYRDEGEGLPLLCLAGLTRNASDFDYVAPHLTGCRLICPDYRGRGGSGWSGAATYTVPVEAKDQLELLDHLGLDKVAILGTSRGGLIGMGLAALNRDRVLGLCLNDVGPALNRDGLERIFDYVGRNPAAKTHAALAAAYPGAMPGFVNVPPERWLEEARKHYDETSEGLRINYDPALRQAFLAAFEGEIPEAWPLFEKLKGLPLALIRGGNSDLLTQEAARKMRDMHPDMVFAEVPDRAHIPFLDEPEALRALDQWLEKMR; translated from the coding sequence ATGCCCAGCTTTACCGCCACGGACGGCACCCGCATTCACTACCGTGACGAGGGCGAGGGCCTGCCGCTGCTCTGCCTTGCGGGGCTGACCCGCAACGCCAGCGACTTCGACTATGTGGCGCCGCACCTCACCGGTTGCCGCCTGATCTGCCCCGACTACCGCGGGCGCGGTGGCTCTGGCTGGTCGGGCGCGGCGACCTACACGGTGCCGGTCGAGGCGAAGGACCAGCTTGAGCTGCTCGATCACCTCGGGCTCGACAAGGTGGCGATCCTCGGCACCTCGCGCGGCGGCCTCATCGGCATGGGCCTTGCCGCGTTGAACCGCGACCGCGTGCTGGGGCTCTGCCTCAACGATGTTGGCCCGGCGCTGAACCGCGACGGGCTGGAGCGGATCTTCGATTACGTGGGCCGCAACCCCGCCGCCAAGACACATGCGGCGCTGGCCGCCGCCTACCCGGGCGCGATGCCCGGTTTCGTTAACGTGCCGCCCGAGCGCTGGCTGGAAGAAGCTCGGAAGCACTATGATGAAACATCAGAAGGGTTGAGAATTAATTACGATCCTGCCCTGAGGCAGGCGTTTCTGGCCGCCTTCGAGGGCGAAATCCCCGAAGCTTGGCCACTGTTCGAGAAACTTAAGGGCCTGCCTTTGGCGCTGATCCGAGGCGGCAACTCCGACCTGCTGACGCAGGAAGCCGCGCGCAAGATGCGCGACATGCACCCCGATATGGTCTTTGCCGAGGTGCCGGACCGGGCGCATATCCCGTTTCTCGACGAGCCGGAGGCGCTGCGGGCGCTGGACCAATGGCTGGAGAAAATGCGTTGA
- the fabB gene encoding beta-ketoacyl-ACP synthase I has product MRRVVITGIGIVSPIGITAQEVTESLKTGRSGITAAPEYVEHGFRSCIHGKPDIDVTEHIDKRNLRFMGMGAAYNFIAMEQAVADAGLEQSDVSNVRTGLIMGSGGPSTSNFFTAHSIVKEKGSPKRMGPFMVTRCMSSTNSACLATPFGIKGINYSITSACSTSLHCVGNAVEQIQMGKQDVVFAGGGEEVDWTLSCLFDAMGAMSSKYNDTPTKASRPYDATRDGFVISGGGGVVVVEELEHAKARGAKIYAEVTGYGATSDGADMVAPSGEGGERAMQLALSTIGDHKVDYINAHGTATPVGDVVEVEAIRRVFGEGNTPPISSSKSLAGHSQGATGVLEIIYSILMMENRFIQASANVTELDPGLNPGEIVTETQFDVDLDSVLSNSFGFGGTNGSLILSKYHG; this is encoded by the coding sequence ATGCGTCGCGTCGTCATCACCGGAATCGGGATTGTCTCGCCCATCGGCATCACCGCCCAAGAAGTGACCGAAAGCCTCAAGACAGGGCGTTCGGGCATCACGGCTGCGCCGGAGTACGTGGAGCACGGTTTTCGCTCCTGCATTCACGGCAAGCCCGACATCGACGTGACCGAGCATATCGACAAGCGCAACCTGCGCTTCATGGGGATGGGCGCAGCCTACAACTTCATCGCGATGGAGCAGGCGGTTGCCGACGCGGGGCTGGAGCAATCCGACGTGTCCAACGTCCGCACCGGCCTCATCATGGGCTCCGGCGGCCCCTCGACCTCCAACTTCTTCACCGCGCATTCCATCGTGAAGGAAAAGGGCAGCCCCAAGCGGATGGGCCCTTTCATGGTGACGCGCTGCATGAGTTCCACCAACTCCGCCTGCCTTGCCACGCCCTTCGGAATCAAGGGCATCAACTACTCGATCACCTCCGCCTGCTCGACCTCGCTGCACTGCGTGGGCAACGCGGTGGAGCAGATCCAGATGGGCAAGCAGGACGTGGTCTTTGCAGGCGGCGGCGAAGAGGTGGACTGGACGCTTTCGTGCCTGTTCGACGCGATGGGCGCGATGAGCAGCAAGTACAACGACACGCCCACCAAGGCCTCCCGCCCCTATGACGCCACCCGCGACGGCTTCGTCATTTCCGGCGGCGGCGGCGTTGTGGTGGTGGAAGAGCTGGAGCACGCCAAGGCGCGCGGCGCCAAGATCTATGCCGAAGTCACCGGCTACGGCGCCACCTCCGACGGCGCCGACATGGTGGCCCCCTCCGGCGAGGGCGGCGAGCGCGCGATGCAACTGGCGCTCTCGACCATCGGCGATCACAAGGTGGATTACATCAATGCCCACGGCACCGCGACGCCGGTTGGCGACGTGGTGGAAGTAGAGGCGATCCGCCGGGTCTTCGGTGAGGGCAACACGCCGCCGATCTCCTCCTCCAAGTCGCTCGCCGGCCACAGCCAGGGCGCAACCGGTGTGCTCGAAATCATCTATTCCATCCTGATGATGGAGAACCGCTTCATTCAGGCTTCGGCCAATGTCACCGAACTCGACCCGGGCCTGAACCCCGGCGAGATCGTGACGGAAACCCAATTTGACGTGGATCTCGACTCGGTGCTGTCCAACAGCTTCGGCTTCGGCGGCACCAACGGATCTCTGATTTTGAGCAAGTATCACGGATAA
- a CDS encoding alcohol dehydrogenase catalytic domain-containing protein, whose product MTTIRAAVARSFGSDLTIEEVELATPGAGQVEVALEAVAICHSDIHFAEGAWGGGLPAVYGHEAVGRVTATGPGVQGLDAGARVLVTMLRACGHCGCCASGTPVYCETGYDRQAQSPISQNGAVVNHGLSTGAFAERVVVDQSQLAPLPEDIPATSACLLACGVITGVGAVVNTAKVRPGETVVVIGAGGVGLNAIQGARISGAAKIVAIDMSAEKLDAAMEFGATHGILASAEKPWRDLFEIAPKGADAVFVSVGAVPAYETALRYVGTRGRVYAVGMPHSGERASWEPVIVAALGQRIHGTLLGEVVLKRDIPWMVELYRQGRLKLDELVSGTWALEQINEAIADTKAGGARRNVIVF is encoded by the coding sequence ATGACGACTATCAGGGCAGCGGTGGCCCGCAGCTTCGGGAGCGATCTGACCATCGAGGAGGTCGAGCTTGCCACCCCCGGCGCAGGACAGGTGGAGGTGGCGCTGGAGGCCGTGGCGATCTGCCATTCGGACATCCACTTTGCCGAGGGCGCCTGGGGCGGCGGGCTTCCGGCGGTTTATGGCCATGAGGCGGTGGGACGCGTCACCGCGACGGGGCCGGGCGTGCAGGGGCTGGACGCAGGCGCGCGGGTGCTGGTGACGATGCTGCGGGCCTGCGGGCACTGTGGCTGCTGCGCCAGCGGTACGCCGGTTTACTGCGAAACGGGATACGACCGGCAGGCGCAAAGCCCGATCAGCCAGAACGGCGCGGTGGTGAACCACGGGCTGAGCACCGGGGCCTTTGCCGAACGGGTGGTGGTGGACCAGAGCCAGCTTGCCCCCCTGCCCGAGGATATTCCGGCCACCTCGGCCTGCCTTCTGGCCTGCGGGGTCATCACCGGGGTTGGAGCAGTGGTGAACACGGCAAAGGTGCGCCCCGGCGAGACGGTGGTGGTGATCGGCGCGGGCGGCGTGGGGCTGAACGCGATTCAGGGTGCGCGGATCAGCGGCGCGGCGAAGATCGTGGCCATCGACATGAGCGCCGAGAAGCTGGACGCGGCGATGGAGTTCGGCGCGACACACGGCATTCTGGCCAGCGCCGAGAAACCCTGGCGCGACCTTTTCGAGATTGCGCCCAAAGGCGCCGATGCTGTCTTTGTCAGCGTGGGGGCGGTGCCGGCCTATGAGACGGCGCTGCGCTATGTCGGCACGCGGGGCCGGGTCTATGCCGTGGGGATGCCGCACTCGGGCGAGCGGGCGAGCTGGGAGCCGGTGATCGTTGCCGCGCTCGGCCAGCGGATTCACGGCACGTTGCTGGGCGAGGTTGTGCTGAAACGGGACATTCCTTGGATGGTGGAACTCTACCGGCAGGGTCGGCTGAAGCTGGACGAGCTGGTGAGCGGCACATGGGCGCTGGAGCAGATCAACGAGGCGATTGCCGACACAAAGGCCGGTGGGGCGCGGCGGAATGTGATCGTGTTTTGA